One segment of Gopherus evgoodei ecotype Sinaloan lineage chromosome 20, rGopEvg1_v1.p, whole genome shotgun sequence DNA contains the following:
- the PNRC2 gene encoding proline-rich nuclear receptor coactivator 2 translates to MGGGERFSIPVPQSRNITKKNKQLNNRQKSKDQNSQMKMTYMKKERGHGYSTSSIAWQAMQNGGKNTVHFPNNQNWSPTLSSPNSLFTSQTNQNYAGAKFSEPPSPSVLPKPPSHWVPVSFNPSDKEIMTFQLKTLLKVQA, encoded by the coding sequence ATGGGTGGTGGAGAAAGGTTCAGCATTCCAGTTCCCCAGTCTAGAAATATTACCAAGAAGAATAAACAACTTAATAACAGGCAAAAGAGCAAAGATCAGAATTCTCAAATGAAGATGACCTAtatgaagaaagaaagaggacatGGATATAGCACATCATCTATTGCATGGCAGGCCATGCAAAATGGAGGCAAGAACACTGTGCACTTCCCAAATAATCAGAATTGGAGTCCTACTTTATCAAGTCCCAACTCGCTTTTCACATCTCAAACCAATCAGAACTATGCTGGAGCAAAATTTAGTGAGCCACCGTCACCAAGTGTTCTTCCTAAGCCACCAAGTCACTGGGTACCTGTTTCCTTTAATCCTTCTGATAAAGAAATAATGACCTTTCAACTTAAAACCTTACTTAAAGTCCAGGCTTGA